In Perca fluviatilis chromosome 3, GENO_Pfluv_1.0, whole genome shotgun sequence, the following proteins share a genomic window:
- the sh3gl3a gene encoding endophilin-A3a isoform X1 has product MSVAGLKKQFHKASQLLSEKISGAEGTKLDEDFMEMERKIEVTNKSVFDLLSKTTEYLQPNPASRAKLNMLNTVSKIRGQVKTTGYPQSEGLLGDCMLRYGQDLGEDSVFGCALLDMGEAMRQMADVKDSLDISVKQNFIDPLQTLQDKDLKEITHHLKKLEGRRLDFDYKRKRQGKIPDEEIRQAVEKFDESKELAERSMFNFLENDVEQVSQLAALIEAAVDYHKQSCAILQELSGKLQQRISTASSRPKREFKPKSIRSNVDLLDNSQHNGLSYRSSLRSTDIQIHPAVNGKTDHITSVPLTWPESPTTNGDAHQSELLDQPCCRSLYDFEPENEGELGFKEGDIIILTNQIDENWYEGMIHGESGFFPINYVEVIVPLPQ; this is encoded by the exons CTACTCAGTGAAAAGATCAGCGGGGCCGAGGGGACCAAGCTGGATGAAGACTTCATGGAGATGGAGAGG AAAATTGAGGTGACCAACAAGTCGGTGTTTGACCTTTTGTCCAAAACAACAGAATACCTCCAGCCTAACccag CCTCTCGAGCCAAACTGAACATGCTGAACACGGTGTCGAAGATACGAGGGCAGGTGAAGACCACGGGCTACCCTCAGAGCGAAGGCCTGCTGGGAGACTGCATGCTGCGCTACGGCCAGGACCTGGGAGAGGACTCTGTCTTTG GCTGTGCTCTGTTGGACATGGGCGAGGCCATGAGGCAGATGGCAGACGTGAAGGACTCTCTGGACATAAGTGTCAAACAGAACTTTATTGACCCGCTGCAGACTCTACAGGACAAGGACCTGAAAGAGATCACG CACCACCTGAAGAAGCTGGAGGGCCGGCGGTTGGACTTTGACTATAAGAGGAAGCGTCAGGGGAAGATCCCTGACGAGGAGATCCGGCAGGCTGTGGAGAAGTTCGACGAGAGCAAAGAGCTGGCCGAGAGGAGCATGTTCAATTTCCTGGAGAATGAC GTGGAGCAGGTGAGCCAGCTGGCGGCGCTGATCGAGGCGGCCGTAGACTACCACAAGCAGTCGTGTGCGATCCTGCAGGAGCTCAGCGGGAAGCTGCAGCAGAG GATATCCACAGCCAGCAGCCGGCCCAAAAGAGAGTTCAAACCAAAGTCTATCAGGAGCAACGTAGACCTCCTGGACAACAGTCAGCACAACGGCCTGTCCTACCGCTCCTCGCTCCGATCCACTG ATATCCAGATCCACCCCGCAGTCAATGGGAAAA CTGATCATATAACCTCTGTTCCTCTGACATGGCCCGAGAGCCCCACTACCAATGGCGACGCTCACC AGTCCGAGCTGTTGGACCAGCCATGCTGCCGCTCGCTCTACGACTTTGAGCCGGAGAACGAGGGCGAGCTGGGCTTCAAGGAGGGCGACatcatcatcctcaccaaccAGATAGACGAGAACTGGTACGAGGGCATGATCCACGGCGAGTCGGGCTTCTTCCCCATCAACTACGTGGAGGTGATTGTACCCCTGCCTCAGTGA
- the sh3gl3a gene encoding endophilin-A3a isoform X2, with product MSVAGLKKQFHKASQLLSEKISGAEGTKLDEDFMEMERKIEVTNKSVFDLLSKTTEYLQPNPASRAKLNMLNTVSKIRGQVKTTGYPQSEGLLGDCMLRYGQDLGEDSVFGCALLDMGEAMRQMADVKDSLDISVKQNFIDPLQTLQDKDLKEITHHLKKLEGRRLDFDYKRKRQGKIPDEEIRQAVEKFDESKELAERSMFNFLENDVEQVSQLAALIEAAVDYHKQSCAILQELSGKLQQRISTASSRPKREFKPKSIRSNVDLLDNSQHNGLSYRSSLRSTADHITSVPLTWPESPTTNGDAHQSELLDQPCCRSLYDFEPENEGELGFKEGDIIILTNQIDENWYEGMIHGESGFFPINYVEVIVPLPQ from the exons CTACTCAGTGAAAAGATCAGCGGGGCCGAGGGGACCAAGCTGGATGAAGACTTCATGGAGATGGAGAGG AAAATTGAGGTGACCAACAAGTCGGTGTTTGACCTTTTGTCCAAAACAACAGAATACCTCCAGCCTAACccag CCTCTCGAGCCAAACTGAACATGCTGAACACGGTGTCGAAGATACGAGGGCAGGTGAAGACCACGGGCTACCCTCAGAGCGAAGGCCTGCTGGGAGACTGCATGCTGCGCTACGGCCAGGACCTGGGAGAGGACTCTGTCTTTG GCTGTGCTCTGTTGGACATGGGCGAGGCCATGAGGCAGATGGCAGACGTGAAGGACTCTCTGGACATAAGTGTCAAACAGAACTTTATTGACCCGCTGCAGACTCTACAGGACAAGGACCTGAAAGAGATCACG CACCACCTGAAGAAGCTGGAGGGCCGGCGGTTGGACTTTGACTATAAGAGGAAGCGTCAGGGGAAGATCCCTGACGAGGAGATCCGGCAGGCTGTGGAGAAGTTCGACGAGAGCAAAGAGCTGGCCGAGAGGAGCATGTTCAATTTCCTGGAGAATGAC GTGGAGCAGGTGAGCCAGCTGGCGGCGCTGATCGAGGCGGCCGTAGACTACCACAAGCAGTCGTGTGCGATCCTGCAGGAGCTCAGCGGGAAGCTGCAGCAGAG GATATCCACAGCCAGCAGCCGGCCCAAAAGAGAGTTCAAACCAAAGTCTATCAGGAGCAACGTAGACCTCCTGGACAACAGTCAGCACAACGGCCTGTCCTACCGCTCCTCGCTCCGATCCACTG CTGATCATATAACCTCTGTTCCTCTGACATGGCCCGAGAGCCCCACTACCAATGGCGACGCTCACC AGTCCGAGCTGTTGGACCAGCCATGCTGCCGCTCGCTCTACGACTTTGAGCCGGAGAACGAGGGCGAGCTGGGCTTCAAGGAGGGCGACatcatcatcctcaccaaccAGATAGACGAGAACTGGTACGAGGGCATGATCCACGGCGAGTCGGGCTTCTTCCCCATCAACTACGTGGAGGTGATTGTACCCCTGCCTCAGTGA
- the sh3gl3a gene encoding endophilin-A3a isoform X3 translates to MSVAGLKKQFHKASQLLSEKISGAEGTKLDEDFMEMERKIEVTNKSVFDLLSKTTEYLQPNPASRAKLNMLNTVSKIRGQVKTTGYPQSEGLLGDCMLRYGQDLGEDSVFGCALLDMGEAMRQMADVKDSLDISVKQNFIDPLQTLQDKDLKEITHHLKKLEGRRLDFDYKRKRQGKIPDEEIRQAVEKFDESKELAERSMFNFLENDVEQVSQLAALIEAAVDYHKQSCAILQELSGKLQQRISTASSRPKREFKPKSIRSNVDLLDNSQHNGLSYRSSLRSTESELLDQPCCRSLYDFEPENEGELGFKEGDIIILTNQIDENWYEGMIHGESGFFPINYVEVIVPLPQ, encoded by the exons CTACTCAGTGAAAAGATCAGCGGGGCCGAGGGGACCAAGCTGGATGAAGACTTCATGGAGATGGAGAGG AAAATTGAGGTGACCAACAAGTCGGTGTTTGACCTTTTGTCCAAAACAACAGAATACCTCCAGCCTAACccag CCTCTCGAGCCAAACTGAACATGCTGAACACGGTGTCGAAGATACGAGGGCAGGTGAAGACCACGGGCTACCCTCAGAGCGAAGGCCTGCTGGGAGACTGCATGCTGCGCTACGGCCAGGACCTGGGAGAGGACTCTGTCTTTG GCTGTGCTCTGTTGGACATGGGCGAGGCCATGAGGCAGATGGCAGACGTGAAGGACTCTCTGGACATAAGTGTCAAACAGAACTTTATTGACCCGCTGCAGACTCTACAGGACAAGGACCTGAAAGAGATCACG CACCACCTGAAGAAGCTGGAGGGCCGGCGGTTGGACTTTGACTATAAGAGGAAGCGTCAGGGGAAGATCCCTGACGAGGAGATCCGGCAGGCTGTGGAGAAGTTCGACGAGAGCAAAGAGCTGGCCGAGAGGAGCATGTTCAATTTCCTGGAGAATGAC GTGGAGCAGGTGAGCCAGCTGGCGGCGCTGATCGAGGCGGCCGTAGACTACCACAAGCAGTCGTGTGCGATCCTGCAGGAGCTCAGCGGGAAGCTGCAGCAGAG GATATCCACAGCCAGCAGCCGGCCCAAAAGAGAGTTCAAACCAAAGTCTATCAGGAGCAACGTAGACCTCCTGGACAACAGTCAGCACAACGGCCTGTCCTACCGCTCCTCGCTCCGATCCACTG AGTCCGAGCTGTTGGACCAGCCATGCTGCCGCTCGCTCTACGACTTTGAGCCGGAGAACGAGGGCGAGCTGGGCTTCAAGGAGGGCGACatcatcatcctcaccaaccAGATAGACGAGAACTGGTACGAGGGCATGATCCACGGCGAGTCGGGCTTCTTCCCCATCAACTACGTGGAGGTGATTGTACCCCTGCCTCAGTGA